One stretch of Harmonia axyridis chromosome 1, icHarAxyr1.1, whole genome shotgun sequence DNA includes these proteins:
- the LOC123671036 gene encoding moesin/ezrin/radixin homolog 1-like, producing the protein MKVVLNSIMADTSLDAPPKSLFSDIYSRFCSSLDINENWYFGLYYRAERSNKSIWLETSKKDLKKLPAATKNLSFKIRYYPEDVCQELLENITVQIFYLEMKKAITLGDIYCPAHTAALLASYSLQVEFGNYNENRFKRYLMNHHNFLPHRIMRQYKVDPSTWTNSIVEMWKKLAGMDPEDAMMEYLKLVQNLDMYGVTYFNIVNKKKTKLLLGVTALGINIYTRSDKLTPQLSFSWSEIKQLKFKGKNFIIEFMGKKVPSFIFQTTDKKIEIKSLSLGNRDLYIRRRKPDTPEVVILKEKARVLRQLREKNKEMQTLEITNKENFLRDNEEYHHHLQKLQEDLEFTIQKIQQEIAAKLEEMRKVEKAKKEEEESRIQQQMDEREVLKRKAKLIHDARIHRDLKNLFNCENTHLPEIVPVNDKLQEDLKILEDQLENSVEEEEETVFDRIYRNNTREDRDKYRTLSDIRGVNCAGRSKMFDIL; encoded by the exons ATGAAGGTGGTTTTGAACTCGATTATGGCGGACACGAGTTTAGATGCTCCGCCAAAATCATTATTTAGTGACATATATTCGAGATTCTGCAGCAGTTTAGATATCAACGAAAATTGGTATTTCGGCTTATATTATAGAGCTGAACGTTCGAATAAGTCAATATGGCTGGAAACTTCGAAGAAG GATTTGAAGAAGTTACCCGCGGCAACGAAAAACTTGAGCTTCAAAATAAGATACTACCCAGAGGATGTGTGTCAAGAATTGTTAGAAAATATAACTGtgcaaattttttatttggaaatgaaaaaaGCCATTACACTGGGCGATATCTACTGCCCCGCCCATACAGCAGCTTTGTTGGCTTCGTATTCATTGCAAGTTGAATTTGGAAATTACAATGAAAATAGATTCAAGAGATATCTAATGAATCACCATAATTTTTTGCCGCATAG GATTATGAGGCAGTACAAAGTTGATCCCTCTACATGGACCAACAGCATAGTGGAAATGTGGAAAAAATTGGCTGGAATGGATCCCGAAGACGCCATGATGGAATATCTAAAATTAGTTCAAAATCTAGATATGTATGGCGTTACTTACTTCAATATTGTGAACAAGAAAAAAACCAAACTGTTGCTGGGAGTGACCGCTCTAGGAATAAACATATATACACGAAGTGACAA gttGACACCGCAGTTGTCCTTCTCTTGGTCCGAAATAAAGCAACTTAAATTCAAAggaaagaatttcattattgaattcatGGGTAAAAAAGTCCCTAGCTTCATTTTTCAAACTACCgataagaaaattgaaattaaaagctTGAGTCTTGGAAACCGTGACCTCTacataagaagaagaaaaccaGATACTCCAGAAGTGGTTATTCTAAAAGAAAAGGCGAGAGTTTTGAGGCAGCTCAGGGAGAAGAACAA GGAGATGCAGACGTTGGAAATAACGAATAAAGAAAACTTCTTGCGTGACAATGAAGAGTACCATCATCATTTGCAGAAGCTTCAAGAAGACCTTGAATTCACTATTCAGAAAATACAACAAGAAATAGCTGCAAAACTCGAGGAAATGCGAAAGGTAGAGAAGGCGAAAAAAGAGGAGGAAGAGTCAAGAATTCAACAACAAATGGATGAAAGAGAGGTACTCAAACGGAAGGCTAAATTGATACATGATGCTAGAATTCATCgagatttaaaaaatttattcaattgtgaAAACACTCATCTACCAGAAATTGTTCCTGTGAATGATAAACTACAGGAGGATTTGAAA ATTCTTGAGGATCAACTGGAAAATTCAGTTGAGGAAGAAGAGGAAACAGTATTTGATAGAATTTACCGAAACAATACCAGAGAAGATAGAGATAAATACAGAACACTCTCAGACATTAGAGGTGTCAATTGTGCAGGAAGAAGCAAAATGTTCGATATACTCTGA
- the LOC123688713 gene encoding moesin/ezrin/radixin homolog 1-like — protein sequence MKVVVKSVLAETELEAPPKSLFRDIYLMICKSLGLQETWFFGLCYQNNQLTDSIWLDTSKKAIKDLPAAIKQLNFRIKYYPEDVIMELIENITIQVFYTEVKAAILSGDIFCPADTAALLASYSLQVKFGDFDDQKHNDEFVVKQTLLPQKVIRQHDLDAYTWTESLTSMWRKLAGMDSEDAMLEYLKLAQDLAMYGIWYFDIHNKKGTKLLLGVNALGLDIYVPEDQLNPQVSFPWSEIKHLTFKDTKFIIKPVDKKAPNFTFFTTSGKSSKQILNLGVGNHQLYVRRRKPESPEVQKMREKANAIRELRQNHKDKLNSEKKAREEVLRREVEYQKQLKRMQDELDQKDRSLLEAKQIIDQLQIQLQELQEAKKELEIEQKELKEMMERLQEAKHMEEEEKLKLEMEIMEKQRMVQRIQDEVAAKDAETKRLQEEIELARQKEEELRIQQLKAEEERLREKERLEEEARKNAELETLPDTANTELPEATKVNAVLQEQLKSLQSKLEESFKQEEDTSLDKIHRINVMEGRDKYKTLADIRRGNTVRRIEMFENM from the exons ATGAAAGTGGTCGTGAAATCCGTTTTGGCCGAAACTGAACTAGAGGCACCGCCGAAATCTTTGTTCAGGGATATTTATTTGATGATATGCAAAAGTTTGGGTTTACAGGAAACATGGTTTTTTGGTTTGTGCTACCAGAATAATCAGTTGACGGATTCAATATGGTTAGATACTTCCAAAAAg GCAATCAAAGATCTACCAGCAGCAATCAAACAGctgaattttcgaataaaatattaTCCAGAAGATGTGATAATGGAACTTATAGAAAACATAACAATTCAAGTGTTTTACACAGAAGTTAAGGCTGCCATTTTATCTGGTGATATATTCTGTCCTGCTGACACAGCTGCTCTTCTAGCCTCCTATTCATTGCAAGTGAAATTTGGTGATTTTGATGATCAGAAACACAATGATGAATTTGTCGTCAAACAGACTCTGCTACCTCAAAA AGTGATAAGACAGCATGATCTTGATGCATATACCTGGACTGAGAGTTTGACAAGTATGTGGAGAAAATTAGCAGGGATGGATTCTGAAGACGCCATGTTGGAATACTTGAAATTAGCCCAAGATCTCGCTATGTACGGAATCTGGTACTTCGATATACACAACAAGAAAGGTACCAAACTACTTCTTGGTGTTAATGCTTTAGGTTTAGACATCTATGTGCCAGAAGATCa ACTAAATCCTCAAGTTTCTTTTCCATGGTCTGAGATAAAACATTTGACGTTCAAGGACACCAAATTCATCATTAAACCAGTGGACAAGAAGGCTCCAAATTTCACGTTCTTCACAACCAGTGGAAAAAGcagtaaacaaattttgaacTTAGGTGTTGGAAATCATCAACTTTATGTCAGGAGAAGGAAACCAGAGAGCCCCGAGGTACAGAAAATGAGAGAAAAGGCTAACGCAATTAGAGAGTTGAGACAGAACCATAA GGATAAACTCAACAGCGAAAAAAAAGCTAGAGAAGAGGTCCTTCGGCGAGAAGTTGAATATCAAAAGCAGCTGAAGAGAATGCAAGACGAACTGGATCAAAAAGATCGCTCTCTTCTTGAGGCGAAACAAATAATTGATCAACTTCAAATTCAACTCCAAGAACTACAGGAAGCGAAAAAAGAACTCGAAATAGAACAGAAAGAATTGAAAGAGATGATGGAACGTTTGCAGGAGGCCAAGCACATGGAAGAGGAGGAAAAATTGAAGCTGGAAATGGAAATTATGGAGAAACAAAGGATGGTTCAACGAATCCAAGACGAAGTAGCTGCTAAAGACGCGGAGACAAAAAGACTTCAGGAAGAAATTGAACTGGCGagacaaaaagaagaagaattaagAATTCAACAGCTGAAAGCTGAAGAGGAAAGATTGAGAGAAAAGGAAAGATTGGAAGAGGAAGCCAGGAAAAACGCAGAACTTGAAACATTACCTGATACTGCCAATACCGAACTACCAGAAGCTACCAAGGTCAATGCTGTACTCCAAGAACAACTCAAg TCTCTGCAAAGTAAATTAGAAGAATCATTCAAGCAGGAGGAAGATACATCACTCGATAAAATCCATAGAATCAATGTTATGGAAGGAAGGGACAAATATAAAACTCTGGCAGATATAAGAAGGGGAAATACCGTCAGAAGAATCGAAATGTTTGAAAACATGTAA